The following coding sequences are from one Diospyros lotus cultivar Yz01 chromosome 7, ASM1463336v1, whole genome shotgun sequence window:
- the LOC127806030 gene encoding SNW/SKI-interacting protein A-like, with amino-acid sequence MAALKDLLPPVKSSGSAYYDHSNDPWFKQRYSAAEAERAVTIKANPVPPYLKRDGFRPSKPEDFGDGGAFPEIHYAQYPLGMGRKTDARPGQKTLPVTVDEHGNVTFDAVVKQNENASKIVYSQHRDLVPKILKSENDEEEDLDELQKEIEETTEQTKAELEKIVNRRLSAAQPKNVPTQSADSKFIKYKPSAQSAAFNSGAKERIIRMVEMPVDPLEPPKFKHKRVPKASGSPPVPVMHSPPRPVTVKDQQDWKIPPCISNWKNPKGYTIPLDKRLAADGRGLQEVQINDNFAKLSEALYVAEQKAREAVAMRSKVQKEMMMKEKERKEQELRALAQKARAERTGAAPPASVPMPSDKSMMDDADMRGEYERVKEKDAPKETKEEREERLQREKIREERRRERERERRLEAKDVAMGKKSKITRDRDRDISEKVALGMASTGAGRGGEVMYDQRLFNQEKGMDSGFATDDQYNVYDKGLFTAQPTLSTLYRPKKDVDADMYGGADEQMEKIMKTDRFKPDKAFAGTSEKTGPRDRPVEFEKEAEEADPFGLDQFLTEVKKGKKAMDKIGSGGTMKASAGSSMREGHEGSSRSRIAFERGR; translated from the coding sequence ATGGCGGCTCTCAAGGATCTTCTTCCACCTGTGAAGTCATCTGGATCTGCATACTATGATCACTCCAATGATCCCTGGTTCAAGCAGAGGTACAGCGCTGCGGAAGCTGAGCGTGCAGTGACTATTAAGGCCAATCCAGTGCCACCGTACCTGAAACGTGATGGGTTTCGTCCCTCTAAGCCCGAAGATTTTGGCGATGGTGGGGCGTTTCCTGAAATTCATTATGCCCAGTACCCTCTTGGTATGGGTAGGAAGACTGATGCTAGACCTGGTCAGAAGACACTGCCAGTCACAGTCGATGAGCATGGTAATGTGACTTTTGATGCAGTTGTGAAGCAAAATGAAAATGCTTCAAAGATAGTCTATTCCCAGCATCGAGACCTTGTGCCAAAGATTTTAAAAAGTGAGAATGATGAGGAAGAAGACTTGGATGAGTTGCAGAAAGAGATTGAGGAGACAACCGAGCAGACAAAAGCAGAACTTGAGAAGATTGTGAATAGGAGGTTGAGTGCTGCTCAACCAAAAAATGTTCCAACACAATCTGCTGATTCAAAATTCATTAAGTATAAGCCATCGGCTCAGAGTGCAGCTTTTAATTCAGGTGCAAAGGAGAGGATTATCAGGATGGTTGAGATGCCCGTGGATCCACTAGAGCCACCGAAATTCAAGCACAAGAGGGTTCCAAAGGCCTCTGGTTCTCCTCCTGTCCCAGTGATGCACTCTCCACCACGTCCTGTGACTGTCAAGGACCAACAAGATTGGAAGATTCCACCATGTATTTCCAACTGGAAGAACCCGAAAGGGTATACAATCCCACTTGACAAGCGCCTTGCAGCAGATGGTAGGGGCCTACAGGAGGTTcaaattaatgataattttgcAAAGTTGTCAGAAGCACTGTATGTTGCAGAACAGAAGGCTAGGGAGGCTGTTGCAATGAGGTCAAAAGTTCAAAAGGAGATGATGatgaaggagaaggaaagaaaagaacagGAACTGCGTGCCTTAGCTCAGAAAGCACGAGCTGAGAGGACAGGTGCAGCTCCCCCGGCTTCTGTTCCAATGCCTTCTGACAAGAGTATGATGGATGATGCTGATATGAGGGGAGAATATGAGCGTGTTAAAGAGAAGGATGCCCCGAAGGAAACAAAGGAGGAAAGGGAGGAGAGGTTGCAGAGAGAGAAAATTCGCGAGGAGCGACGCCGTGAGAGGGAGAGGGAAAGAAGGTTGGAGGCTAAAGATGTGGCAATGGGAAAGAAGAGCAAGATTACAAGAGATAGAGACCGTGATATCAGTGAGAAGGTTGCCCTTGGGATGGCATCTACCGGAGCAGGAAGAGGGGGTGAGGTTATGTATGACCAAAGATTGTTTAACCAGGAGAAGGGGATGGATTCTGGGTTTGCTACTGATGATCAGTATAATGTCTATGACAAGGGCTTGTTCACAGCTCAGCCCACTCTTTCTACCCTGTACAGGCCTAAGAAGGATGTGGATGCTGACATGTATGGAGGTGCAGATGAACAAATGGAGAAGATTATGAAGACTGACCGCTTCAAACCTGACAAGGCATTTGCCGGCACGTCTGAGAAGACTGGTCCTAGGGACAGGCCTGTGGAATTTGAGAAAGAAGCAGAAGAGGCTGATCCATTTGGTTTGGATCAGTTCTTGACAGAGGTGAAGAAGGGTAAAAAGGCCATGGACAAAATTGGCAGTGGAGGAACTATGAAAGCCAGTGCTGGGTCATCCATGCGAGAAGGCCATGAAGGATCTAGCAGGTCGCGTATTGCTTTTGAAAGAGGGCGTTGA